The following are encoded in a window of Acidobacteriota bacterium genomic DNA:
- a CDS encoding cytochrome c, with protein sequence MKRWQRVLAYTFVVLLVVLAGGISATVGWRPVLGPRARPLTDRTFTPSPERLARGAYLLSAVTPCLACHSESVEPGAMWVPKPGTEGGGQPWPEPALSWVVTPNITPDRDTGIGGWSDDAIARAVREGIGHDGRALFPLMPYQKFRRMSDEDLASVVTYLRTLSPLRRERPRSAIPFPVNRLINAAPEPLDAPVPEPDRSTPEKRGAYLVNLAVCADCHTPVDANNQPIAGMDLAGGNTVELPGRPIVAAANLTPAPNGIPYYTEEIFAGALRTGHVGARELSEVMPWRFFRHMTDEDLASIFAYLETLPPVDHYVDNALAPTMCARCGHVHGGGERNKKPA encoded by the coding sequence ATGAAGCGCTGGCAGCGAGTTCTCGCGTACACCTTCGTCGTGCTGCTGGTCGTGCTGGCCGGCGGCATTTCCGCGACGGTCGGCTGGCGTCCCGTGCTGGGTCCGCGGGCGCGGCCGCTGACGGATCGCACGTTCACGCCGAGTCCGGAGCGGCTGGCGCGCGGCGCCTATCTCCTGTCCGCGGTGACGCCGTGTCTCGCGTGTCACTCGGAATCGGTCGAGCCCGGCGCCATGTGGGTGCCGAAACCTGGCACCGAAGGCGGCGGGCAGCCCTGGCCCGAACCGGCGCTGTCCTGGGTCGTCACGCCGAACATCACGCCGGATCGGGACACCGGGATCGGCGGTTGGTCCGACGATGCGATCGCGCGCGCCGTGCGGGAGGGGATCGGCCATGACGGTCGGGCGCTCTTCCCGTTGATGCCGTACCAGAAGTTCCGCCGGATGTCGGATGAAGATCTCGCGTCGGTGGTGACCTACCTCCGCACGCTGTCGCCGCTGCGGCGCGAACGCCCGCGGTCCGCCATTCCGTTTCCCGTGAACCGGCTGATCAACGCGGCGCCGGAGCCGCTCGACGCTCCGGTGCCCGAGCCGGATCGTTCGACGCCGGAGAAGCGCGGCGCCTACCTCGTGAACCTCGCCGTCTGCGCCGATTGCCACACGCCCGTCGACGCGAACAATCAGCCGATCGCCGGCATGGACCTCGCCGGCGGCAACACCGTCGAACTGCCGGGCCGGCCGATCGTGGCGGCAGCCAACCTCACGCCGGCGCCCAACGGGATCCCGTACTACACCGAGGAGATCTTCGCCGGCGCGCTCCGCACCGGCCACGTCGGTGCACGAGAGCTCTCGGAGGTCATGCCGTGGCGCTTCTTCCGCCACATGACCGACGAGGATCTCGCGTCGATCTTCGCGTATCTCGAGACGCTGCCGCCGGTCGATCACTACGTCGACAACGCGCTCGCGCCGACGATGTGCGCCCGCTGCGGACACGTGCACGGTGGCGGCGAGCGGAACAAGAAGCCCGCGTAG
- a CDS encoding FKBP-type peptidyl-prolyl cis-trans isomerase: MAPLSDEQKTIYALGLLMQRSIRQFDLSPEEIEIIKRALVDGAAGTPAIDLNEWGPTIEPFATVRGERAMTREKAVAAAYLERAASELGAVKTASGLVYRDITAGTGASPSARDTVKVHYRGTLVNGTVFDSSYDRGEPATFPLTGVVPCWTEGVQRMKVGGKARLVCPSDLAYGDAGAPTIPAGAALVFDIELLEIVRTVP; encoded by the coding sequence ATGGCCCCGCTTTCCGATGAGCAGAAGACGATCTACGCGCTCGGCCTCCTCATGCAGCGGTCGATCCGCCAGTTCGACCTCTCGCCGGAGGAGATCGAGATCATCAAGCGCGCGCTCGTCGACGGCGCGGCCGGCACGCCGGCGATCGACCTCAACGAGTGGGGGCCGACGATCGAGCCGTTCGCGACGGTGCGCGGAGAGCGTGCGATGACGAGGGAAAAGGCGGTGGCAGCCGCCTACCTCGAGCGAGCGGCATCCGAGCTCGGGGCGGTGAAGACCGCGTCGGGCCTCGTCTATCGCGACATCACCGCCGGCACCGGGGCATCGCCGAGCGCGCGCGACACCGTCAAGGTCCACTATCGCGGGACGCTCGTCAACGGCACCGTGTTCGACAGCTCCTACGATCGCGGCGAGCCGGCCACGTTTCCGCTGACCGGCGTCGTGCCGTGCTGGACCGAAGGCGTGCAGCGGATGAAGGTCGGCGGCAAGGCACGGCTGGTGTGCCCGTCCGATCTCGCGTACGGCGATGCCGGAGCGCCAACGATACCCGCGGGCGCGGCGCTCGTGTTCGACATCGAACTGCTGGAGATCGTCAGGACGGTTCCCTAG
- a CDS encoding DinB family protein yields MMRPAAGDYPSSFQAYVDRVPETDIVPALAAQIDVVRRFAAAVPADTERFAYAPGKWTLRQAVGHLGDIERVFGYRALAFSRGDTAALPGIDENAYVEHATFNDATLADLVEELALLRRANVCMFRTLTEAQWAASGVANGRSITVRALAFVLAGHVRHHLDLFRDRYGVAIDG; encoded by the coding sequence ATGATGCGACCCGCCGCCGGCGACTATCCGTCGTCCTTTCAGGCCTACGTCGACCGCGTTCCCGAGACCGATATCGTCCCTGCGCTCGCTGCGCAGATCGACGTCGTCAGGCGCTTCGCAGCGGCGGTGCCGGCCGACACGGAGCGGTTTGCGTACGCGCCCGGGAAGTGGACGCTTCGGCAAGCGGTCGGGCACCTCGGCGACATCGAGCGCGTCTTCGGCTACCGGGCGCTCGCGTTCAGCCGGGGCGACACGGCCGCGCTGCCCGGGATCGACGAGAACGCGTACGTCGAGCACGCCACGTTCAACGACGCGACGCTCGCGGATCTCGTCGAGGAGCTCGCGCTGCTGCGCCGAGCGAACGTGTGCATGTTCCGGACGCTGACCGAGGCGCAGTGGGCGGCTTCCGGCGTGGCGAACGGCCGGAGCATCACGGTGCGCGCGCTCGCCTTCGTGCTGGCCGGCCACGTGCGACATCACCTCGACCTCTTCCGCGACCGTTACGGCGTGGCCATCGACGGCTGA
- a CDS encoding aminoglycoside phosphotransferase family protein encodes MLTARRARLLAAHGLHVAREARLSSRAESPVSGLDLVDGRRVKMRLYPTAARADDVWRMLQVAGTTLPRPILRLGRCLVVEYVEGTPLDRLRTGASATGTARLVRGVGRLLARLHRAPAPPVAPTTYVNTRWLVTRVARAFRARALLSEAEARALMRLALPTDTRTAISHGDPSPGNIVRTRAGRLRLIDEERLSLRPPAFDLARAVTSWPLTPTLERELLAGYAAAGGPVRAYLDNRTFWIATALATVGVFRLATGRGSLRRVADGLRRIARGYDGYDGRRNPRSR; translated from the coding sequence GTGCTGACAGCCCGGCGCGCGAGACTGCTGGCCGCTCACGGCCTGCACGTGGCTCGCGAGGCGCGCCTGTCGAGCCGCGCCGAGTCGCCGGTGTCAGGGCTCGATCTGGTGGACGGCCGACGCGTGAAGATGCGCCTCTACCCGACGGCGGCGCGAGCCGACGACGTCTGGCGAATGCTGCAGGTCGCGGGCACGACGCTGCCTCGACCAATCCTGCGGCTCGGGCGCTGCCTCGTCGTGGAGTACGTCGAGGGGACACCGCTCGACCGGCTGCGCACCGGTGCGTCCGCCACCGGAACGGCCCGGCTCGTCCGCGGCGTTGGCCGCCTTCTCGCGCGGCTCCATCGAGCGCCCGCGCCGCCCGTCGCCCCGACGACCTACGTGAACACGCGATGGCTCGTGACCCGCGTGGCGAGAGCGTTCCGCGCGCGGGCATTGCTCAGCGAGGCGGAGGCTCGCGCGCTCATGCGCCTCGCGCTGCCGACCGACACGCGAACGGCGATCAGCCATGGCGATCCGTCCCCCGGCAACATCGTGCGCACGCGGGCCGGACGACTGCGGCTGATCGACGAGGAACGGCTGTCGCTTCGTCCGCCGGCGTTCGACCTCGCGAGGGCCGTCACGAGCTGGCCGCTGACGCCCACGCTCGAGCGCGAGCTGCTCGCCGGTTACGCCGCCGCCGGAGGGCCGGTGCGGGCATATCTCGACAACCGGACGTTCTGGATTGCGACGGCGCTCGCGACGGTCGGCGTCTTTCGGCTGGCGACCGGCCGCGGCAGCCTTCGGCGCGTCGCGGACGGGTTGAGACGGATAGCTCGCGGGTACGACGGGTACGACGGGCGACGGAATCCGAGATCGCGCTAG
- a CDS encoding peptidylprolyl isomerase, producing MRRYTIAIVAVLATVTSCAPAGNPKVPAGAKSSGGLHGVIQTDKGPIEIEFLPADAPRAVENFRLLAEHGYYDGLTFHRIVRGFMIQGGDPAGDGTGGESAWGDPFPDEIAPGSPLYRGGYRRGLVAMANAGPNTNGSQFFILQQDYPLPPAYVIFARVTSGMAVVDALAETPTSLGPDGEMSRPVTPPVIRTVHIKP from the coding sequence ATGCGCCGATACACGATCGCGATTGTCGCTGTTCTCGCCACCGTTACGTCGTGCGCACCTGCCGGCAACCCGAAGGTTCCGGCTGGTGCCAAGAGCTCGGGCGGCCTTCACGGCGTCATCCAGACGGACAAAGGACCGATCGAGATCGAGTTCCTCCCCGCCGACGCGCCGCGCGCGGTCGAGAACTTCCGGCTGCTGGCCGAGCACGGCTACTACGACGGCTTGACGTTCCACCGCATCGTGAGAGGCTTCATGATTCAGGGCGGCGATCCGGCCGGCGACGGCACGGGAGGAGAGAGCGCGTGGGGCGATCCGTTTCCGGACGAGATCGCGCCCGGGTCGCCTCTCTACCGCGGCGGCTATCGCCGCGGCCTCGTCGCGATGGCCAATGCCGGCCCGAATACCAATGGCAGCCAGTTCTTCATCCTCCAGCAGGACTACCCGCTGCCGCCGGCGTACGTGATCTTCGCGAGGGTCACGTCCGGCATGGCCGTCGTGGACGCGCTCGCCGAGACGCCGACGAGTCTCGGACCGGATGGCGAGATGAGCCGCCCGGTGACGCCCCCGGTGATCAGGACCGTGCACATCAAGCCCTGA
- a CDS encoding GMC family oxidoreductase, protein MQVIRSPRVYDVCIVGSGAGGGTVAKVLTEAGANVVMLEGGPMWDSAKDSAMFAWNYESPTRGYGGDKKPFGAFDGCIGGWEIEGEPYTVGRGAWRWFRGRMLGGRTHHWGRISLRFGPDDFRRKSLDGLGDDWPITYDDMKPYYDKLDSFVGIFGENHAARTGLHNEPDGIFLPPPRPRAHELLIKRACDQLRIPIVASRLSILTRAHNGRAACHYCGQCGRGCATHSNFSSVSVMLPPALKTGQLTIVPNAMAREVTTGDDGLATGVAYVDTQKLTDHHVRARVVVVAASCGESARLLLNSKSPRHPNGLANSSGVVGKYLTDSTGLSVGGHVPALAGLPRYNADGTGGAHLYLPWWGDNKALGFPRGYHVELGGGYGMPGYGFLSGIHNFPGSRGGGYGAELKDEYRRYYGSFVNFAGRGEQVARADNYVEIDPNVVDKYGIPVLRFHHTWSDHERLQAKHMQETFRSIIEAMGGTPTSPMPTAAEDYGLAVGGLIIHEAGAVRMGHDATTSALNRYCQAHDAKNLFVADGAPFVSQADKNLTWTIMALAWRTAEYIADERRKGNL, encoded by the coding sequence ATGCAGGTGATTCGATCTCCACGCGTGTACGACGTCTGCATCGTCGGCTCCGGCGCAGGCGGTGGCACCGTCGCGAAGGTGCTGACCGAGGCTGGGGCGAACGTCGTGATGCTCGAGGGCGGGCCGATGTGGGACTCGGCGAAGGACTCCGCCATGTTCGCGTGGAACTACGAGTCGCCGACGCGCGGCTATGGCGGCGACAAGAAGCCGTTCGGCGCGTTCGACGGGTGCATCGGCGGCTGGGAGATCGAGGGCGAGCCCTACACGGTGGGGCGTGGGGCCTGGCGCTGGTTCCGCGGCCGCATGCTCGGCGGCCGCACGCACCACTGGGGACGCATCTCCCTCAGGTTCGGCCCCGACGACTTCCGGCGGAAGAGCCTCGACGGGTTGGGCGACGACTGGCCCATCACGTACGACGACATGAAGCCGTACTACGACAAGCTCGACAGCTTCGTCGGCATCTTCGGCGAGAACCACGCCGCCCGCACCGGCCTGCACAACGAGCCCGACGGCATCTTCCTGCCGCCGCCGAGGCCGCGCGCCCACGAGCTGCTGATCAAGAGAGCGTGCGACCAGCTCAGGATTCCGATTGTCGCGTCCCGGCTGTCGATCCTCACGCGCGCGCACAACGGCCGCGCCGCCTGCCACTACTGCGGGCAATGCGGGCGCGGCTGCGCGACGCACTCCAACTTCTCGAGCGTCTCGGTGATGCTGCCGCCCGCGCTGAAGACCGGGCAGCTCACCATCGTCCCGAACGCGATGGCGCGCGAGGTGACGACCGGCGACGACGGCCTGGCCACCGGCGTCGCGTACGTCGACACGCAGAAGCTCACCGACCACCACGTGCGCGCGCGCGTCGTCGTCGTGGCCGCGAGCTGCGGCGAGTCGGCGCGCCTGCTGCTCAACTCCAAATCGCCGCGCCATCCGAACGGCCTCGCGAACTCGAGCGGCGTCGTCGGCAAGTACCTCACCGACTCCACCGGGCTGAGCGTCGGCGGTCATGTCCCCGCGCTCGCGGGCCTGCCGCGATACAACGCCGACGGCACCGGCGGCGCGCATCTCTACCTCCCGTGGTGGGGCGACAACAAGGCGCTCGGGTTTCCGCGCGGGTATCACGTCGAGCTCGGCGGCGGGTACGGCATGCCGGGCTACGGGTTCCTGTCGGGCATTCACAACTTCCCGGGCAGCCGCGGCGGCGGGTACGGCGCGGAGCTCAAGGACGAGTACCGGCGCTACTACGGATCGTTCGTGAACTTCGCCGGGCGCGGCGAACAGGTCGCGCGCGCGGACAACTACGTCGAGATCGATCCGAACGTCGTGGACAAGTACGGCATTCCGGTGCTGCGCTTCCACCACACGTGGAGCGACCACGAGCGGCTGCAGGCGAAGCACATGCAGGAGACGTTCAGGTCGATCATCGAGGCGATGGGCGGCACGCCCACGTCGCCGATGCCGACGGCCGCCGAGGACTATGGGCTCGCGGTCGGCGGGCTCATCATCCACGAGGCCGGCGCCGTGCGGATGGGCCACGACGCCACGACGTCGGCGCTCAACCGGTACTGCCAGGCGCACGACGCGAAGAACCTGTTCGTCGCCGACGGCGCGCCGTTCGTCTCGCAAGCCGACAAGAACCTCACCTGGACGATCATGGCGCTCGCCTGGCGCACGGCCGAGTACATCGCGGACGAGCGGCGGAAGGGGAACCTCTGA
- a CDS encoding gluconate 2-dehydrogenase subunit 3 family protein, whose amino-acid sequence MAKLTRRTMLQAVGATAAAAFTWTAEEATAAATQAQQARAQAAATGKPYARKFFTAHEYATVTVLSNLIIPKDARSGSASDAGVPEFIDFIVSDQPARQTAARGGLRWLDAECTARFDRRFTDCTDVQRRQVLDDIAWPRRARPELSQGVAFFTAMRDLVATGFWSSRVGVADIGYQGNRPVAEWTGAPADVLSRLGVAYES is encoded by the coding sequence ATGGCGAAGCTCACTCGGCGCACGATGCTGCAGGCCGTAGGCGCCACCGCTGCCGCCGCGTTCACGTGGACGGCGGAGGAGGCGACGGCGGCCGCAACGCAGGCCCAGCAGGCCCGGGCGCAGGCGGCCGCGACCGGCAAACCCTACGCGCGCAAGTTCTTCACTGCTCACGAATACGCGACGGTCACCGTGCTCTCGAACCTCATCATCCCGAAGGATGCGCGCTCGGGGAGCGCCTCGGACGCCGGCGTGCCGGAGTTCATCGACTTCATCGTCTCCGATCAACCGGCGCGGCAGACGGCGGCGCGCGGCGGCCTGCGCTGGCTCGACGCCGAGTGCACGGCGCGCTTCGATCGCCGGTTCACCGACTGCACCGACGTTCAACGGCGACAGGTGCTCGACGACATCGCGTGGCCGCGCCGCGCGCGGCCGGAGCTCAGCCAGGGTGTTGCGTTCTTCACGGCGATGCGCGACCTCGTGGCGACGGGATTCTGGTCGAGCCGGGTCGGCGTCGCGGACATCGGCTACCAGGGCAACCGTCCGGTCGCCGAATGGACGGGCGCGCCGGCGGACGTGCTGAGCAGGTTGGGCGTCGCGTACGAGTCGTAG
- a CDS encoding Gfo/Idh/MocA family oxidoreductase — MSKVRWGVISTANIGLAKVIPGMQKGRHTAVTAIASRDQSRADAAAAMLGLAKAYGSYEALLADPDVDVVYIPTPNHLHVPLALQSIDAGKHVLVEKPVALDATQARELAAAAAAHPTLKIMEAFMYRHHPQWVMAKELATNGSIGELRTVQTAFSYYNVDPANVRNMGSLGGGGGLMDIGCYPISLSRFLFDAEPSRVAAIVDVDPAFNVDRLASGIMDFGRGTATFTVGTQIVPYQRVTIFGTDGCVEIEIPFNAPPSGSHCLWHRRGDETTTHDVGGHDQYTIQGDLMSRAILDDAPVPTPIGDAVANMAVIDAMFESAKTRSWVLGPGSRVPGTR; from the coding sequence ATGTCAAAAGTCCGCTGGGGTGTGATCAGCACCGCCAACATCGGCCTCGCGAAAGTGATTCCCGGCATGCAGAAGGGGCGGCACACCGCCGTCACCGCCATCGCGTCGCGCGACCAGTCGAGGGCCGACGCGGCGGCCGCCATGCTCGGCCTCGCGAAGGCCTACGGGTCGTACGAAGCGCTGCTGGCCGATCCCGACGTCGATGTCGTGTACATCCCGACGCCGAACCACCTCCACGTGCCGCTCGCGCTCCAATCGATCGACGCCGGCAAGCACGTGCTCGTCGAGAAACCCGTGGCGCTCGATGCCACGCAGGCCCGCGAGCTGGCCGCCGCCGCGGCGGCTCACCCCACGCTCAAGATCATGGAGGCGTTCATGTACCGCCATCACCCGCAGTGGGTGATGGCGAAAGAGCTCGCCACCAACGGATCGATCGGCGAGCTGCGCACCGTGCAGACGGCGTTCTCCTACTACAACGTCGATCCGGCGAACGTTCGCAACATGGGCAGCCTCGGCGGAGGCGGTGGGCTGATGGACATCGGCTGCTACCCGATCTCGCTCTCCCGGTTCCTCTTCGACGCCGAGCCCTCGCGCGTCGCCGCCATCGTCGACGTCGATCCGGCGTTCAACGTGGATCGGCTGGCGTCGGGCATCATGGACTTCGGGCGCGGCACCGCGACCTTCACCGTGGGCACGCAGATCGTGCCCTACCAGCGGGTGACGATCTTCGGCACCGACGGCTGCGTCGAGATCGAGATCCCGTTCAACGCGCCGCCGTCCGGTTCGCATTGCTTGTGGCATCGGCGAGGCGACGAGACGACCACGCACGATGTCGGCGGGCACGACCAGTACACGATCCAGGGCGACCTCATGTCGCGCGCGATTCTCGACGACGCGCCCGTTCCCACGCCCATCGGCGATGCCGTCGCCAACATGGCCGTGATCGACGCCATGTTCGAGAGCGCGAAGACGCGGTCCTGGGTCCTGGGTCCCGGGTCCCGGGTTCCAGGAACGCGCTGA
- a CDS encoding substrate-binding domain-containing protein, whose translation MSSRERTPAAEWRLAAVLAVECAVFALVAERFATAGNVFEIARLSVELGLIAIALTPVIVTGGIDVSVGSLLGLSAVVFGSAMVDAKLPPLAAIAATIAVGAAGGALNALFVARFRIPPLIVTLGTMALFRGIAEGVTEGARNYSGFPERLVALGQGYLWGGVPAQLPILIAAAAGYAILLHRSIVGRGWQAIGFGEAGALYAGIPVSRRLAQAYVLTGAVTGLAAVIYVAHLGQARADAGTGYELSAITAVVLGGASVAGGRGTIGGTLLGLFIVAVLQNGLQLAALPSELVGVLTGVVLIAAIALDRRRGAGVAARSPAVVEGEMPVKNSQVAVLCAAMLAAALIVAGTNVWMVQTFRFAGAPAAAPTPSAAGRRPVIAMMPKAKGDPYFVSCRAGAEEAARDLGVELIWDGPTALDAAKQNELVESWITRQVDAIAVSVENRAGISTVLRKARARGIRVLAWDADAEPDARDYFVNQATPEGIGRTLVDEAARLMGDRGAFAIVTGALSAANQNAWIAAIRERLAAAHPAMTLAVIRPSDDDRDKAFAETQTILRTHPEATLVMAISAPAVPGAAEAVRQAGRTDVKVMGLSLPNMNKPYVHGGVVQTVVLWNTTNLGYLTVQAAAQAVRGQLGPNATSMTAGRLGPIEIRGAEIVLGDPLVMTKANIDQFDF comes from the coding sequence GTGAGCTCGCGTGAACGCACGCCGGCCGCCGAATGGCGGCTCGCCGCCGTGCTCGCAGTCGAGTGCGCCGTGTTCGCGCTCGTGGCCGAGCGGTTCGCCACGGCGGGCAACGTGTTCGAGATCGCGCGGCTCAGCGTCGAGCTCGGTCTCATTGCGATCGCGTTGACGCCGGTGATCGTCACCGGCGGCATCGACGTGTCGGTCGGATCGCTGCTCGGCCTGTCGGCCGTCGTGTTCGGCAGCGCGATGGTGGACGCGAAGCTGCCGCCCCTCGCGGCCATTGCCGCGACGATCGCGGTAGGCGCGGCGGGCGGCGCGCTCAACGCGCTGTTCGTCGCGCGCTTCCGGATTCCGCCGCTCATCGTCACGCTCGGCACGATGGCCCTGTTTCGCGGCATCGCCGAGGGCGTGACCGAGGGAGCCCGCAACTACTCGGGGTTTCCCGAGCGGCTGGTCGCGCTCGGGCAGGGGTACCTGTGGGGCGGCGTGCCGGCGCAACTGCCGATTCTGATCGCCGCGGCCGCCGGCTACGCCATCCTGCTGCACCGCTCGATCGTGGGGCGCGGATGGCAGGCGATCGGGTTCGGCGAAGCGGGCGCCCTCTACGCCGGCATCCCCGTGAGCCGTCGTCTCGCCCAGGCGTACGTGCTGACGGGCGCGGTCACGGGCCTGGCGGCGGTGATCTACGTCGCGCACCTCGGCCAGGCGCGCGCGGACGCGGGCACGGGCTACGAGCTGTCGGCCATCACGGCGGTCGTGCTCGGCGGCGCGTCGGTCGCCGGCGGCCGTGGCACGATCGGCGGCACGCTGCTCGGGTTGTTCATCGTGGCCGTCCTGCAGAACGGCCTGCAGCTCGCGGCGCTGCCGTCCGAGCTCGTCGGCGTGCTGACCGGCGTCGTGCTCATCGCGGCGATCGCGCTCGACCGCCGGCGCGGTGCGGGCGTCGCGGCTCGATCGCCGGCAGTCGTCGAAGGAGAGATGCCCGTGAAGAACAGTCAAGTGGCCGTCCTCTGCGCCGCCATGCTCGCGGCCGCGCTGATCGTGGCCGGGACGAACGTGTGGATGGTGCAGACGTTCCGCTTCGCCGGCGCGCCCGCCGCGGCGCCGACGCCCTCGGCCGCGGGACGACGTCCCGTGATCGCGATGATGCCGAAGGCGAAAGGCGATCCGTACTTCGTGAGCTGCCGGGCCGGGGCGGAGGAAGCCGCACGCGATCTCGGGGTCGAGCTGATCTGGGACGGCCCAACGGCCCTCGACGCCGCGAAACAGAACGAGCTCGTCGAGAGCTGGATCACGCGACAGGTGGACGCGATTGCCGTGTCGGTCGAGAACCGCGCCGGCATCTCGACCGTGCTGCGCAAGGCGCGGGCGCGCGGCATCAGGGTGCTCGCCTGGGACGCGGACGCAGAGCCCGACGCGCGCGACTACTTCGTGAACCAGGCCACGCCCGAGGGCATCGGCCGCACGCTCGTCGACGAGGCGGCGCGGCTGATGGGCGATCGCGGCGCGTTCGCGATCGTCACCGGCGCGCTCAGCGCGGCGAATCAGAACGCGTGGATCGCCGCCATCAGAGAACGGCTCGCGGCGGCGCACCCGGCAATGACGCTGGCCGTGATCCGTCCGAGCGACGACGACCGGGACAAGGCGTTCGCCGAGACGCAGACGATCCTGCGCACGCACCCTGAGGCGACGCTCGTGATGGCGATCTCCGCACCCGCGGTGCCGGGCGCGGCCGAAGCGGTCCGCCAGGCCGGGCGCACGGACGTGAAGGTCATGGGCCTGTCGCTGCCGAACATGAACAAGCCGTACGTCCACGGCGGCGTGGTGCAGACGGTGGTGCTCTGGAACACCACGAACCTCGGCTACCTGACGGTACAGGCCGCCGCCCAGGCCGTGCGCGGCCAGCTCGGTCCCAACGCGACGTCGATGACCGCCGGCCGCCTCGGCCCGATCGAGATCCGCGGCGCCGAGATCGTTCTCGGCGATCCGCTCGTGATGACGAAGGCGAACATCGATCAGTTCGACTTCTGA
- a CDS encoding class I SAM-dependent methyltransferase, whose amino-acid sequence MSEWQSAEHAAAYLQRADHVAHRAEGEAALVDEIPAGVRRVLDLGAGDGRLLDLVLRARPQASGVAVDFSPVMLDRLAERYGGAARVDVVAHDLQHPLPAALGPFDAVISSFAIHHLEHDRKRALYGEIFARLQPGGVFCNLEHVASASPYGHARFLADMGITAADEDPSNRLLDVHTQLEWLREIGFVNVDCYWKWRELALLAGSAPDVSSTRVA is encoded by the coding sequence ATGAGCGAATGGCAGTCGGCTGAGCACGCGGCGGCGTATCTCCAGCGGGCGGATCACGTGGCCCATCGTGCGGAGGGAGAAGCGGCGCTCGTCGACGAGATTCCCGCCGGCGTGCGGCGCGTGCTCGACCTCGGGGCGGGCGACGGCCGGCTGCTGGATCTCGTGCTCCGCGCGCGACCGCAAGCATCCGGCGTCGCCGTGGATTTCTCGCCGGTGATGCTCGATCGCCTCGCAGAGCGGTACGGCGGTGCTGCGCGCGTGGACGTCGTGGCGCACGATCTCCAGCATCCGTTGCCTGCCGCGCTCGGACCGTTCGACGCGGTGATCTCCAGCTTCGCGATCCACCATCTGGAGCACGACAGAAAGCGAGCGCTGTACGGGGAGATCTTCGCGCGGTTGCAGCCCGGCGGCGTCTTCTGCAATCTCGAGCACGTCGCATCGGCGTCGCCGTACGGGCACGCGCGGTTCCTGGCGGACATGGGCATCACGGCCGCCGACGAGGACCCGTCGAACAGGCTGCTGGACGTGCACACGCAGCTCGAGTGGTTGCGCGAGATCGGTTTCGTGAACGTCGACTGCTACTGGAAATGGCGCGAGCTGGCGCTTCTGGCGGGCAGCGCCCCTGACGTATCATCGACACGAGTGGCATGA